The following are from one region of the Vitis riparia cultivar Riparia Gloire de Montpellier isolate 1030 chromosome 14, EGFV_Vit.rip_1.0, whole genome shotgun sequence genome:
- the LOC117930560 gene encoding probable disease resistance protein At1g52660 → MLGLEFKRKDESTRAVELKTRLKEVKRLTLIILDDIWEEVGLKEVGIPCKDDQTECKVVLTSRDLHILNNDMDAEKCFRIQQLTEEEAWSLFNKTAGGSLEKNLELRPIAMKIVEECEGLPIAVVTIAKALKGGRLAVWKN, encoded by the coding sequence ATGTTAGGCTTGGAATTTAAGAGGAAGGATGAATCCACAAGAGCAGTTGAGCTGAAGACGAGACTGAAGGAGGTGAAGAGACTGACCCTTATTATCTTAGACGACATTTGGGAGGAAGTTGGTTTGAAGGAAGTTGGAATTCCTTGTAAAGATGATCAGACAGAATGCAAAGTAGTGTTGACGTCTAGAGATCTACACATATTAAATAACGACATGGACGCAGAAAAATGTTTTCGAATTCAACAATTAACAGAAGAAGAAGCTTGGAGTTTATTTAACAAGACAGCAGGTGGTTCCTTGGAGAAGAATCTTGAACTGCGCCCCATAGCAATGAAAATAGTTGAAGAATGTGAGGGTCTACCAATTGCGGTTGTAACAATTGCAAAGGCATTAAAAGGTGGGAGGCTGGCTGTATGGAAGAATTGA